A single region of the Vibrio chagasii genome encodes:
- a CDS encoding AraC family transcriptional regulator — MAGNTIEKSVSFASVIDLVNAYSLLPPALRKQVEASNHLDGISLEAIKNSANLSLSDRLPESQMVALWSLLEQHHPSPEIGLIIGRTISHESKGVLASWVSQCATLRDAFNTFQSNIFLMNSSECWQVDDDGQQCRLTLSIESRHDYPRAAIERSMSAVVMWARMLSAHPFPLTKAKFGYLAPLHVDKYQPVFGETIEFNSAYHQLIFESKWLNLPIATSSEYLKTMMAKTAQSHLETLTQTQPLQQQVRTIVVNGLENGELLSIDKVAQQLHFSRQTLYRKLEREHTSFQSILDDTRKQLAVRWLTQTPPPSITELSYRLGFKDTSSFYKAFKRWHQVSPKAYLSR, encoded by the coding sequence ATGGCAGGTAACACTATCGAAAAATCTGTTTCATTCGCCTCTGTCATTGATTTAGTAAATGCCTATTCACTGTTGCCTCCCGCTTTGCGTAAACAGGTCGAAGCATCTAATCACCTTGACGGTATAAGCCTTGAGGCCATTAAAAATAGCGCTAATCTATCGCTATCGGATCGGCTTCCAGAAAGCCAAATGGTTGCCTTATGGTCACTCCTCGAACAGCACCATCCATCGCCCGAAATTGGACTCATCATTGGGCGAACTATATCCCATGAATCAAAAGGTGTGCTCGCGAGTTGGGTGAGCCAATGTGCGACGTTAAGAGACGCATTCAACACGTTCCAAAGTAATATTTTTCTGATGAATTCTTCAGAGTGTTGGCAAGTGGATGACGATGGACAGCAGTGCCGCTTAACCCTCTCCATTGAATCACGCCATGATTACCCTAGAGCCGCCATTGAACGCAGCATGAGTGCGGTGGTGATGTGGGCAAGAATGCTGAGTGCCCATCCTTTCCCGCTAACCAAAGCTAAGTTTGGGTATTTAGCTCCGCTACATGTGGATAAATATCAACCAGTCTTTGGAGAAACCATTGAATTTAATAGTGCTTATCACCAGCTGATATTTGAATCGAAATGGCTTAACCTTCCCATTGCAACAAGTAGTGAGTATCTGAAAACGATGATGGCAAAAACCGCACAAAGCCACCTTGAGACATTAACGCAAACCCAGCCTCTCCAACAGCAAGTCAGGACCATAGTAGTAAACGGACTAGAAAATGGAGAACTACTCAGCATAGATAAAGTCGCACAGCAATTACACTTCAGCCGACAAACGCTCTACCGCAAACTGGAAAGAGAGCATACCTCTTTCCAGAGTATTCTTGATGATACAAGAAAGCAGTTAGCAGTCCGTTGGCTAACTCAAACCCCGCCTCCAAGCATTACCGAGTTGAGCTATCGTCTTGGTTTTAAAGATACCAGCAGCTTCTACAAAGCGTTCAAGCGCTGGCACCAGGTTAGTCCTAAGGCTTACCTTTCGAGATAA